The proteins below come from a single Limosilactobacillus reuteri genomic window:
- a CDS encoding 3-hydroxyacyl-CoA dehydrogenase, protein MKNIMIAGAGVLGSQIAYQTALSGFNVSVYNHHIDTAERRIKALKSDYERDLHLTDKEFQQGLDNIKVITDDIATAVKDADLMIEALPESLELKEQFYEEVSGLAPEKTIFASNSSTFIPSQLAPYTDRPEKFLNMHFANQIWKFNVVEIMGTSQTSPEVIEEATKFAREIKMVPVILNKEQHGYILNSLLIPLLASGLSLWAKGVADPAMIDKDWMISTGAPMGPFGILDMVGLRTAAQIERNAYAQTKDESHKEIADKMEQMIQEGHEGKESGQGFYNYPNPAFMDPDFLKH, encoded by the coding sequence ATGAAGAATATTATGATTGCTGGCGCTGGTGTATTAGGTAGTCAGATTGCATATCAAACGGCTTTATCTGGCTTTAATGTTAGTGTATATAACCACCATATTGATACCGCTGAACGACGGATTAAGGCGTTGAAAAGTGATTATGAACGTGACTTGCATTTGACTGATAAGGAATTTCAACAGGGCCTTGATAATATTAAAGTTATTACCGATGATATTGCGACTGCAGTTAAAGATGCTGATTTAATGATTGAAGCTTTACCAGAATCGTTAGAGTTAAAGGAACAGTTTTACGAAGAGGTTTCAGGATTAGCCCCTGAAAAAACAATCTTTGCTAGCAACTCCTCTACATTTATCCCTAGCCAACTAGCTCCTTATACTGATCGGCCAGAAAAATTTCTTAATATGCACTTTGCTAACCAAATTTGGAAATTTAATGTGGTCGAAATTATGGGCACCTCCCAAACAAGTCCAGAGGTGATTGAAGAAGCTACAAAGTTTGCCCGGGAAATAAAGATGGTTCCTGTTATTCTTAATAAAGAACAACACGGGTATATTCTGAATTCCCTTTTGATTCCGTTACTTGCATCTGGTCTTAGCTTATGGGCTAAAGGAGTTGCTGATCCAGCGATGATTGATAAGGATTGGATGATTTCGACAGGTGCACCAATGGGACCATTTGGCATTTTAGATATGGTTGGTTTACGGACGGCAGCGCAAATTGAACGGAATGCCTATGCCCAGACTAAGGATGAAAGTCATAAGGAAATTGCCGATAAGATGGAACAGATGATTCAAGAAGGGCACGAAGGAAAAGAATCGGGACAAGGATTTTACAATTATCCCAATCCAGCTTTCATGGATCCAGATTTTCTGAAGCATTAA
- the rsmG gene encoding 16S rRNA (guanine(527)-N(7))-methyltransferase RsmG — protein MNPEQFQQALADHGITLSAEQMQQFADYYQLLVETNEHVNLTRITEKDEVYLKHFYDSITGAFAEPRLESEELTLCDIGAGAGFPSLPLKIAFPQLKVTIVDSLNKRIAFLEALVAKLGLTDVTLIHDRAETFSAKNSPYREKFDIVTARAVARLSVLSELCLPAAKISGEFIAYKASAAPEELQQGGAAIKQLGGKVQKTVTLTLLETDEERNIIVIDKIKATPNKYPRRPGLPSKKPIQ, from the coding sequence ATGAATCCTGAACAATTTCAACAAGCATTAGCTGATCATGGTATCACCTTATCAGCAGAACAAATGCAACAATTTGCTGACTATTATCAATTATTAGTTGAAACTAATGAACATGTAAATTTGACACGAATTACTGAAAAGGATGAAGTGTATTTAAAGCATTTTTATGACTCAATTACAGGAGCGTTTGCTGAACCACGCTTAGAGAGTGAAGAACTGACATTATGTGATATCGGTGCTGGTGCCGGCTTTCCTTCCTTACCGTTGAAGATCGCTTTTCCGCAATTAAAGGTAACAATTGTTGATTCGTTAAATAAGCGGATTGCTTTTCTTGAAGCCTTAGTTGCCAAACTCGGTTTAACCGATGTTACTTTGATTCATGATCGAGCAGAGACTTTTAGTGCCAAGAACAGTCCATATCGGGAGAAATTCGATATTGTTACTGCCCGTGCAGTTGCCCGCCTATCAGTTTTAAGCGAATTATGCTTGCCTGCCGCTAAAATTAGCGGGGAATTCATTGCTTATAAGGCAAGTGCAGCTCCGGAAGAACTTCAACAAGGTGGGGCAGCAATTAAACAGCTTGGTGGAAAAGTTCAAAAAACGGTGACATTGACTTTACTGGAAACTGATGAAGAACGTAATATTATTGTGATTGATAAGATAAAGGCGACCCCTAATAAATACCCACGTCGTCCAGGATTACCAAGCAAAAAACCAATTCAATAA
- a CDS encoding nucleoid occlusion protein, protein MAFSLFGIGKNNSDNTKNKVVEVKIDQIIPNRYQPRKVFDQDGIRELAQTIDEHGLLQPIVLREYEPAKYEIIAGERRYRAMKLLKWEKAPAIIEKMSDQETASLALIENLQRSQLSPVEEAQAYRQLMDLNHLTQSQLAKGMGKSQSFVANKLRLLRLITPVQTAILDHRITERHGRALLDLDEKQQRDMLMRIVNERLTVRQTEDEVARLLGRPLPSEIAELKAAAKRKELASIEDHAEETADVEEVPVEKPAEKRRSPKRKTAKKARSKKTQQANDARLALNTIKKSIKLATNEGFEIKMHEKENGDTYQLTIEIPKKQ, encoded by the coding sequence ATGGCTTTTTCATTATTTGGCATTGGAAAAAATAATTCCGATAATACAAAAAATAAGGTCGTAGAAGTAAAAATTGATCAAATTATTCCTAATCGTTACCAGCCACGGAAAGTATTTGATCAAGACGGTATCCGTGAATTAGCACAAACAATTGACGAACATGGGTTGTTACAACCAATTGTTTTACGTGAATACGAACCAGCAAAATATGAGATTATTGCTGGGGAACGTCGATACCGGGCGATGAAGCTCTTGAAGTGGGAAAAAGCGCCAGCAATAATTGAAAAGATGAGTGATCAAGAGACGGCTTCACTTGCCCTCATTGAAAATCTGCAACGGTCGCAATTGAGTCCAGTCGAAGAAGCGCAGGCCTACCGACAATTAATGGATCTGAACCATCTTACCCAATCGCAATTAGCAAAGGGAATGGGGAAGAGTCAGTCCTTTGTTGCTAACAAATTACGGTTGCTGCGTCTGATCACCCCAGTCCAAACAGCTATTTTAGATCACCGGATTACGGAACGTCATGGTCGAGCATTATTAGATTTAGATGAAAAACAACAACGTGATATGTTAATGCGGATTGTTAATGAACGGTTAACAGTTCGGCAGACAGAAGATGAAGTTGCTCGCTTATTAGGGCGTCCGTTACCTTCAGAAATTGCAGAATTAAAAGCAGCCGCTAAGCGCAAAGAATTAGCTTCTATTGAGGATCATGCTGAAGAAACAGCAGACGTTGAAGAGGTACCAGTAGAAAAGCCTGCAGAAAAGAGGCGCTCTCCTAAACGAAAGACAGCTAAGAAGGCCCGAAGCAAAAAAACTCAGCAGGCTAATGATGCGCGTTTAGCTTTAAATACGATTAAAAAGTCAATTAAGCTGGCGACAAATGAAGGCTTTGAAATTAAAATGCATGAGAAGGAAAACGGCGATACTTATCAATTAACAATTGAGATTCCGAAGAAACAGTAG
- a CDS encoding ParA family protein → MGSVIALANQKGGVGKTTTSVNLGACLAETGQRVLLIDLDPQGNATSGLGVEKQNIKQSIYDVLINEVPLEDVIQKTSHEGVDIAPTTIALSGAEVELTNLMARETRLKDSFGEIRQKYDFILIDCPPSLGLLTINAFTACDSILIPVQSEYYALEGLSQLLNTIKLVRKHFNPQLKIEGVLLTMFDRRTNLGQQVNSEVKKFFGDQVYDTIIPRNVRLSEAPSHGLAIIDYDKNSTGAHVYQQLAKEVLANHGKE, encoded by the coding sequence ATGGGTTCTGTAATTGCCCTTGCAAATCAAAAAGGCGGTGTTGGTAAAACAACAACGAGTGTTAATTTGGGTGCATGCTTAGCTGAGACTGGCCAGCGCGTCTTATTAATTGATCTTGATCCTCAAGGAAATGCAACGAGTGGTTTGGGCGTTGAAAAACAGAATATTAAGCAAAGTATTTATGATGTTTTAATTAATGAAGTGCCATTAGAGGATGTTATTCAAAAGACAAGTCACGAGGGAGTTGACATTGCTCCAACGACGATTGCCTTATCTGGAGCTGAAGTAGAATTAACTAATTTAATGGCCCGAGAAACACGGCTTAAGGATTCTTTTGGGGAAATTCGTCAAAAATATGATTTTATTTTAATCGATTGTCCACCATCCCTGGGGCTCCTGACGATTAATGCATTTACTGCTTGTGACTCAATTCTGATTCCTGTCCAAAGTGAATACTATGCATTGGAAGGTTTAAGTCAGCTTTTAAATACCATCAAGCTTGTTCGTAAACACTTCAATCCGCAACTTAAGATTGAAGGGGTTCTTTTGACAATGTTTGACCGGCGCACAAATCTTGGACAACAGGTAAATTCTGAGGTCAAAAAGTTTTTTGGTGACCAGGTTTATGATACGATTATCCCTCGTAATGTCCGTTTATCAGAGGCACCAAGTCACGGCTTAGCAATTATTGATTATGATAAAAATTCAACGGGGGCACACGTCTACCAACAATTAGCAAAGGAAGTGTTGGCTAACCATGGCAAAGAATAA
- a CDS encoding ParB/RepB/Spo0J family partition protein, whose translation MAKNKKGGLGRGIEALFAENEVTELTDETVQDIKLSLIHPNPYQPRRTFDKEALAELASSIEKSGVFQPIILRQTDPKINRYELIAGERRFRASKIAKQKTIPAIVRKMSDDQMMEIAVLENLQREDLTPLEEAQAYQMLMDKLSLTQAQVASRLGKSRPYIANYLRLLGLPKMIKEFLNTGKLSMGQARTILGLKDKTKLVPLAQRAVEQNLTVRQLEEIVTQTNGTAKKKEERRTQRKPIYIREAESQLQSKFGTKVAVAQSRKKGAGKIEIPYTSNEDFTRILELLNITLD comes from the coding sequence ATGGCAAAGAATAAAAAAGGTGGGCTTGGTCGAGGTATTGAGGCCCTCTTTGCGGAAAATGAAGTAACTGAGCTTACGGATGAAACGGTTCAAGATATCAAGTTATCGTTAATTCATCCTAATCCCTATCAACCACGGCGAACGTTTGATAAAGAGGCGTTGGCAGAGTTAGCTTCATCGATTGAAAAATCAGGGGTGTTTCAACCAATTATTCTGCGGCAAACGGATCCAAAAATTAACCGTTATGAGCTAATCGCTGGGGAGCGACGGTTTAGAGCTTCTAAGATCGCCAAACAGAAAACTATCCCAGCAATTGTGCGTAAGATGAGCGATGACCAGATGATGGAAATCGCGGTTCTCGAAAATCTTCAACGTGAAGACCTTACACCACTTGAAGAAGCGCAAGCCTATCAGATGTTAATGGATAAATTATCATTAACGCAGGCACAGGTGGCAAGCAGATTAGGAAAGAGTCGGCCTTATATTGCCAATTACTTGCGATTACTAGGGTTACCAAAAATGATCAAAGAGTTTCTTAATACTGGCAAACTATCGATGGGTCAAGCACGGACAATTCTCGGTTTAAAAGATAAGACAAAACTTGTTCCGCTTGCCCAACGAGCTGTCGAACAAAATCTTACAGTGCGACAATTGGAAGAGATTGTAACGCAGACTAATGGAACGGCCAAAAAGAAAGAAGAACGGCGGACACAACGAAAACCAATCTATATTCGAGAAGCTGAATCACAGTTGCAGAGTAAATTTGGTACAAAAGTTGCTGTCGCGCAAAGTCGGAAAAAAGGCGCAGGAAAGATCGAAATACCTTATACGTCAAATGAAGACTTTACTCGAATTCTTGAATTATTAAATATAACCTTAGATTAA
- a CDS encoding DUF951 domain-containing protein: MTAYDKGDIVMMKKAHPCGTNRWKITRVGADIKIECQGCGHIVMMTRQKFDKGLKKVIEKADQDD; the protein is encoded by the coding sequence ATGACAGCATATGATAAAGGTGACATTGTAATGATGAAAAAGGCTCACCCGTGTGGAACTAACCGCTGGAAGATTACACGAGTGGGTGCAGATATTAAAATTGAATGCCAAGGATGTGGTCATATTGTCATGATGACCCGTCAAAAATTTGATAAGGGATTAAAAAAGGTTATCGAAAAAGCGGATCAAGATGATTAA
- the ychF gene encoding redox-regulated ATPase YchF has product MSLTAGIVGLPNVGKSTLFNAITKAGAEMANYPFATIDPNVGMVEVPDSRLDRIQELIPAKKIVPTTFEFTDIAGIVKGASKGEGLGNKFLENIRQTDAIVHVVRAFDDNDITSVSGKVDPIEDIDTINLELVMADLDAVNKRLAKVQRAAKGRDKDALAELEVLNKIKPVLEDGKGVRSIDFSDDEQKIVKGLFLLTSKPVLYVANIAEEDMADPDSNKYMDAIKEHVKDDGEVIGVAAAAEEQIAEMDEADKADFLEMEGVTEPGLNRLIRAAYKLLGLETFFTAGGPETRAWTYKKGTKAPQAAGIIHSDFERGFIRAEVMSFEDLDELGSESAVKEAGKLRLEGKDYVMQDGDIVEFRFNV; this is encoded by the coding sequence ATGTCATTAACTGCAGGAATCGTTGGCTTGCCAAACGTTGGTAAGTCAACACTTTTTAACGCAATTACTAAAGCTGGTGCCGAAATGGCTAACTACCCATTCGCAACAATCGATCCCAATGTGGGGATGGTTGAAGTTCCAGATAGTCGCCTTGACCGGATCCAGGAATTAATTCCAGCGAAGAAGATCGTCCCAACTACCTTTGAATTTACCGATATTGCCGGAATTGTTAAGGGTGCTAGTAAAGGTGAAGGACTAGGAAACAAGTTCTTGGAAAATATTCGGCAAACTGATGCAATTGTTCATGTTGTGCGGGCATTTGATGATAATGATATTACTAGTGTTTCTGGTAAAGTGGATCCAATTGAAGATATCGATACTATCAACTTGGAATTAGTAATGGCTGACTTAGATGCTGTTAATAAGCGCTTGGCAAAAGTACAGCGGGCTGCTAAGGGTCGTGATAAGGATGCTTTAGCGGAATTAGAAGTACTCAATAAGATTAAGCCAGTTCTTGAAGATGGCAAGGGTGTTCGCTCAATTGACTTTAGCGATGATGAACAAAAGATTGTCAAAGGGCTTTTCTTGTTAACAAGTAAGCCAGTCTTATACGTTGCTAACATTGCTGAAGAAGATATGGCAGATCCAGATAGCAACAAATACATGGATGCAATTAAAGAACACGTAAAAGATGACGGAGAAGTTATTGGCGTTGCAGCAGCTGCTGAAGAACAAATTGCCGAAATGGATGAAGCAGATAAAGCGGATTTCCTTGAAATGGAAGGCGTTACTGAACCAGGGTTGAACCGGTTGATTCGGGCAGCCTACAAGCTCTTGGGTCTTGAAACATTCTTTACTGCTGGTGGTCCTGAAACGCGGGCCTGGACTTATAAGAAGGGCACAAAGGCTCCACAAGCAGCAGGAATTATTCACTCTGATTTCGAACGAGGATTTATTCGAGCAGAAGTAATGAGCTTTGAAGATCTTGATGAATTAGGTTCTGAATCAGCAGTAAAGGAAGCGGGGAAGCTCCGTCTTGAAGGAAAAGATTATGTAATGCAAGATGGTGATATTGTTGAATTCCGGTTCAACGTTTAA
- a CDS encoding DUF1129 domain-containing protein, whose amino-acid sequence MSEEQPRNAQAGQRQKQLEKERRQANGNAFSNYDLTRKNEDFMYQLNKQLDRLGVPSDKKDSMLKETIDKLLAGQKKGQTARALFGTPTEYAKELKNPKPTPAEASKQSIKLLAIDNMLIFLSIFTFMFGLMFWLSPAAMQTKNAGSSGITAILIVAITGGLIFGYVATQVQPQIDKNGKRVSKKPLWQRILLIVAGLAAWLIIYMLVSMLPNVINPRLNPWVYIGIGVITFIGDMYFRSKFHVTGSLYGNRAPRR is encoded by the coding sequence GTGAGTGAAGAACAACCACGGAATGCACAAGCTGGTCAACGTCAAAAACAATTAGAAAAAGAACGGCGGCAAGCGAATGGGAATGCCTTTAGCAACTATGATCTAACACGAAAAAATGAAGATTTTATGTATCAATTAAATAAACAGTTGGATCGTCTCGGTGTTCCTTCAGATAAGAAAGACTCGATGCTAAAGGAAACCATTGATAAATTGCTAGCAGGACAAAAGAAGGGGCAAACTGCGCGGGCATTATTTGGTACGCCAACTGAATATGCTAAAGAATTGAAGAACCCAAAGCCAACTCCTGCTGAAGCAAGTAAGCAATCAATTAAGTTGTTAGCAATTGATAATATGCTGATTTTCTTGAGTATCTTTACTTTTATGTTTGGCTTAATGTTCTGGTTATCACCAGCTGCAATGCAAACAAAGAATGCTGGAAGCAGTGGTATTACTGCAATCTTAATCGTGGCGATCACTGGAGGATTGATTTTTGGTTATGTGGCTACCCAAGTTCAACCGCAAATTGATAAGAACGGTAAGCGGGTAAGTAAGAAGCCATTATGGCAACGAATCCTTTTGATAGTTGCTGGATTAGCAGCTTGGTTGATTATTTACATGCTTGTAAGTATGTTGCCAAATGTAATCAACCCGCGGCTTAATCCATGGGTCTACATTGGCATTGGGGTTATTACGTTCATTGGGGATATGTACTTCAGGTCCAAATTTCATGTTACAGGTTCCCTTTACGGTAATCGTGCGCCACGACGTTAA
- the deoC gene encoding deoxyribose-phosphate aldolase, whose protein sequence is MKLTQAQLAKYMDHTMLKPEATPEMIDKTVEEARKYNTASVCINPYWVKRVHEGLEGTDINTCTVIGFPLGATSTESKVFETKQAIEDGADEIDMVINIGELKAGNDDAVVADIKAVADATHEKGKLLKVIIENALLTDEEKARASKLTVKGDADFVKTSTGFSTSGAKVDDVKIMREAVGPDFKIKAAGGIHSLQEAYDMIEAGANRLGVSASVQILEEAAKQ, encoded by the coding sequence ATGAAGTTAACGCAAGCGCAATTAGCAAAATACATGGATCACACAATGCTTAAACCAGAAGCTACCCCCGAAATGATTGATAAGACAGTTGAAGAAGCTCGTAAATACAATACAGCTTCAGTTTGTATCAATCCTTACTGGGTTAAGCGAGTTCATGAAGGATTAGAAGGTACTGATATTAACACTTGTACAGTTATCGGCTTCCCTCTCGGTGCAACTTCAACAGAAAGCAAAGTTTTTGAAACTAAGCAGGCAATTGAAGATGGCGCCGATGAAATTGATATGGTTATCAATATCGGTGAATTAAAAGCAGGAAATGATGATGCGGTTGTTGCTGATATCAAAGCGGTTGCTGATGCTACTCACGAAAAGGGTAAACTTCTTAAAGTTATTATTGAGAATGCTCTTCTTACTGACGAAGAAAAAGCACGTGCAAGTAAACTTACTGTAAAAGGTGATGCTGACTTTGTTAAGACTTCAACTGGTTTTTCAACTTCAGGAGCGAAGGTAGACGACGTTAAGATTATGCGTGAAGCAGTTGGACCAGACTTTAAGATTAAGGCAGCTGGTGGAATTCACAGCCTTCAAGAAGCTTACGATATGATTGAAGCTGGTGCTAACCGTTTAGGTGTTTCCGCTTCTGTTCAAATCTTAGAAGAAGCCGCAAAACAATAA
- a CDS encoding phosphopentomutase gives MSYKRVFVIVMDSVGTGAAHDAAKFDDVGSDTLGHVGEYYKGALKLPNLGKLGISNLRDTPIEGVLVADPAIGDYGKMEEISAGKDSMDGHWEMMGLPVMKPLSTFPNGFPQEIVDKLEKFSGRKVIVNKPYSGTEVIHDYGERQMETGELILYTSGDSVMQIAAHEDVIPVEELYKICEYARTLVNGPEYTVGRIIARPYVGPDKDHFTRTANRHDFSLKPIGETDMDRLRAAGYDVIGVGKINDIFSGEGIDKGYHNESNMDGMDHVDEVMKQDFTGFCFTNLVDFDAMYGHRRNPKGFGQALMDFDKRLGKVLDEMKPDDLLMVTADHGNDPGFKGTDHTRENVPLLVYSPSMNKPNQSLGLRKTFSDLGATILENFNVEPVKGTSFYKEISND, from the coding sequence ATGTCATATAAACGTGTTTTTGTTATTGTAATGGACTCAGTTGGTACAGGTGCCGCTCATGACGCCGCAAAGTTTGATGATGTTGGATCAGATACGCTTGGCCACGTTGGTGAGTATTACAAAGGTGCCTTGAAGTTACCAAACCTTGGTAAATTAGGGATTAGTAATTTACGTGATACTCCGATTGAAGGTGTTCTAGTTGCTGATCCAGCTATTGGTGATTACGGTAAGATGGAAGAAATTTCTGCCGGAAAAGATAGTATGGATGGTCACTGGGAAATGATGGGTTTACCAGTAATGAAGCCATTGTCAACGTTCCCTAATGGTTTTCCACAAGAAATTGTTGATAAGCTTGAAAAATTCTCAGGACGAAAGGTTATTGTTAACAAGCCATACTCAGGGACAGAAGTAATTCATGACTATGGTGAACGTCAAATGGAGACCGGAGAATTAATTCTCTACACGTCTGGTGATTCAGTAATGCAGATTGCTGCTCATGAAGATGTTATTCCTGTTGAGGAACTCTACAAGATTTGTGAATATGCCCGGACACTTGTTAATGGTCCAGAATATACTGTTGGTCGGATTATTGCCCGTCCATATGTTGGTCCCGATAAAGATCACTTTACCCGGACTGCTAATCGACATGACTTTAGTTTGAAGCCAATTGGTGAGACTGATATGGATCGTCTTCGTGCAGCAGGGTACGATGTAATTGGTGTTGGTAAGATTAATGATATCTTCTCTGGTGAAGGGATCGATAAAGGATACCATAACGAAAGTAACATGGACGGAATGGATCATGTTGATGAAGTAATGAAGCAAGACTTTACCGGTTTCTGCTTTACAAACTTGGTTGATTTTGATGCAATGTACGGTCACCGTCGTAATCCAAAGGGCTTTGGTCAAGCATTAATGGACTTTGATAAGCGTCTAGGCAAAGTTCTTGATGAAATGAAGCCAGATGATCTTTTAATGGTAACTGCTGATCACGGTAATGACCCTGGCTTTAAGGGAACTGATCATACTCGTGAAAATGTTCCATTGCTGGTTTACTCTCCTTCAATGAACAAGCCAAATCAATCCCTTGGGTTGCGGAAGACATTCTCAGACCTTGGTGCAACTATCTTAGAGAACTTTAACGTTGAACCAGTAAAAGGTACCAGCTTCTACAAGGAAATTAGTAACGATTAA
- a CDS encoding pyrimidine-nucleoside phosphorylase → MVDIIDTKRNGGVLSDEQLQFFVDGVVNGTIPDYQISALLMAIYFQDMTKEEQTSLTMKMMESGERLDLSRIPGIKVDKHSTGGVGDKVSLPLAAMVAATGIPVPMISGRGLGHTGGTLDKLEAIPGFRVELSEDEFINQVAKEKLAIVGATGEVAPADKKIYGLRDVTDTVDSIPLIASSIMSKKIASGTDALVIDVKTGTGAFMKTLDQSRLLAKALVEIGKQAGLKCMAVISDMNQPLGNKIGNALEIEESIDVLKGKGPKDLTELVLALGSYMVVMGEKVQNTTEARKMLEQTIQEGSALERFAAMIEAQGGDPAVVDNYQLMPQAKYKIPFKADRDGVLTKLSADEVGTASMLLGGGRQKADDTLDYSVGIELHHKLGDHVKDGEPILTIYSNRQEIPDVEQLLKESIKISDDGKVPTLIHEIIE, encoded by the coding sequence ATGGTTGATATCATTGACACCAAAAGAAATGGCGGAGTCCTAAGCGATGAGCAATTACAATTCTTTGTTGATGGCGTCGTTAATGGAACGATTCCTGACTATCAAATCAGTGCTCTCCTTATGGCAATCTATTTCCAGGATATGACCAAAGAAGAACAGACGAGCCTAACAATGAAGATGATGGAGTCTGGTGAACGATTAGACTTGAGCCGAATCCCTGGAATTAAGGTTGATAAACATTCAACAGGTGGTGTTGGTGATAAAGTGAGTTTGCCACTTGCAGCAATGGTTGCCGCTACAGGAATTCCGGTTCCGATGATTTCAGGTCGTGGCCTTGGTCATACAGGAGGCACGCTTGACAAGTTAGAAGCAATTCCGGGATTTCGAGTAGAACTTTCTGAAGATGAATTCATTAATCAAGTTGCTAAAGAAAAATTAGCAATTGTAGGTGCGACTGGTGAGGTTGCGCCAGCAGATAAGAAAATTTATGGATTGCGGGACGTTACTGATACTGTTGACTCGATTCCTTTAATTGCTAGTTCAATTATGAGTAAGAAGATTGCTTCTGGAACAGATGCGCTTGTAATTGATGTTAAAACTGGTACTGGTGCCTTTATGAAGACGCTTGATCAATCAAGACTACTAGCTAAAGCGTTAGTTGAGATTGGTAAACAAGCAGGATTAAAGTGTATGGCAGTAATCTCAGATATGAATCAGCCGCTTGGGAATAAAATTGGTAATGCCCTTGAAATTGAAGAATCAATTGATGTCTTAAAAGGAAAGGGACCAAAAGATCTTACTGAATTAGTCTTGGCGCTTGGTAGTTATATGGTTGTAATGGGTGAAAAAGTACAAAATACTACTGAGGCACGAAAGATGTTAGAGCAAACTATTCAGGAGGGATCAGCCCTGGAAAGGTTTGCGGCAATGATAGAAGCACAAGGTGGAGATCCTGCTGTTGTTGATAACTACCAATTAATGCCGCAAGCTAAATACAAGATTCCTTTCAAGGCTGATCGGGATGGCGTATTGACAAAACTTTCAGCAGATGAAGTTGGAACTGCTAGCATGTTATTAGGTGGAGGTCGTCAAAAGGCAGATGACACCCTTGACTATAGTGTAGGAATCGAATTGCACCATAAACTGGGTGACCATGTTAAAGATGGCGAACCAATTTTAACTATCTATAGTAACCGCCAAGAAATTCCAGACGTAGAACAGTTATTAAAAGAAAGTATTAAAATTAGCGATGATGGCAAAGTACCGACGCTAATTCATGAAATTATTGAATAA
- the deoD gene encoding purine-nucleoside phosphorylase, producing MSTHINAKMGDYADTVLLPGDPLRAKYIAENFLENVKQVNSVRNAFGYTGEYKGHRISVQGSGMGIPSMSIYINELVREFGVKTIIRVGSCGGIAPDVHVRDVLLAQGSSTDSAVTVNTFGPGFHYAPLADFKLLDTAYHVAGKLGIETKVGDIFAADRFYNDELDMEKLRDYGILGTEMESAGLYLLAAKLHFRALSVLTVSDLIFGDEKATAEERERTFNDMINISLETAIAGK from the coding sequence ATGAGTACACATATTAATGCAAAAATGGGTGATTACGCAGACACTGTATTACTTCCAGGGGATCCGCTACGTGCAAAATATATTGCAGAAAACTTCCTGGAAAATGTTAAACAAGTAAATTCAGTCCGGAATGCCTTTGGTTATACTGGTGAATATAAGGGTCACCGTATTTCAGTACAAGGATCTGGGATGGGAATTCCTTCGATGTCAATTTATATTAATGAGTTAGTACGCGAATTTGGTGTTAAAACCATTATCCGGGTTGGTTCTTGTGGCGGAATTGCTCCAGATGTTCATGTTCGCGATGTTCTTCTTGCCCAAGGGTCTTCAACTGATTCAGCGGTAACGGTAAATACATTTGGACCAGGATTCCATTACGCACCATTAGCTGATTTCAAGTTGTTAGATACTGCCTATCATGTAGCTGGTAAATTAGGTATTGAAACAAAAGTTGGGGATATCTTTGCTGCCGATCGTTTCTACAATGATGAGCTTGATATGGAAAAGCTTCGTGACTATGGAATTTTAGGAACAGAAATGGAATCTGCCGGACTTTACTTGTTAGCGGCTAAGCTTCATTTCCGGGCACTTTCAGTTTTGACTGTTAGTGACTTAATCTTTGGTGACGAAAAAGCAACCGCTGAAGAACGTGAACGAACATTTAATGATATGATTAATATTTCGCTTGAAACGGCAATTGCTGGAAAGTAA